TTGAAACTTCTTCACCCAATGCCTAACATTTCTAATGTCTACTACAGCGTCCCCATAACATCTCTTCAGACGATTATGGATTTCCTTAGGTGCGTAAACCTCTTTCGTCAGAAATTCAATGACAACTGTTTTTTTAGTCTTGGATCCATGGTTGTATTCCCTTAATATAAAAACCAAAAGCATAAATTAGTAGGGTAAGGACACCTCTATAACTTTATACATGAACATTCACAGTCACTCTATAGATCAAAATTTACAGACGTGGAGGCATTACTTTTTGATTCAccctcgtatatatatatatatatatatatatatatatatatatatatatatatatatatatatatataagttcaggtattaagcactcactggtcttcagccgtctgtgatacaacaaatatttatttgtcaaaggaagggactgtgtttgtgtccgaaacgtcacattaataaatatttgttgtatcaCAGacgactgaagaccagtgagtgcctaatACCTGAACTTATTCACAAATCTTTACAGCACCCTGGCTTTTGTGGCATgacggtgagagtgcatacacctaacaacgattactatatatatatatttttatatatatatgtatatagtttagcAGGTGGAGAGCACTCTTACTTCAAAAACAGcttgccagggtgcaaacaggaaAAAACGTCAATaaacaatggcttgcactcactggtcttttcaaaaacGTGCCTTTATTGTAAGGTTTTGGGAACCGTATCCCTTTCCTCAGACAGAGAAACACagtgaaaaacaaacatttataggaCACACATCCAATAAACTCaaaccccaccccctaattagaacaaaaaaaacgccaaatggtAGATCTAGCAACACAAGTAAACAAACAAATGAATTGAAAACCCTCAATTCCTCTTCTCACTGTAGAGGACAAATCAGTGAACGTGTATACCAACATCAAAATAATGAAAGTGAAGATTAAAAATCAGCCAGGGATCACATGTGCATGCATCCAATAGGTAAGACAAATTAAACAGGTGAATACTAGAATTCATATGCAGTAAACATTAGGCAGGTACACAAGCTAACTTATCAAGTGTACTATGTCAGCAAAATACGTGCTGATACAAAAAAACGGAGTACCTGAAACTTACGCTTATGCAAACAAGGAGGCAGAGGGACGCCAAACAGCTCTCCTGCTGTCAGATTGTGTCCGATCGGAGACGCGTGTGACGTCATCGCGTGCAGACAGCTGTGAAAACAAAGCCCGTACCAGCTGCTCCGCTAGATTGAGACACGCACTGTCAGCACGGCGCAGAGGGATAAGATAAGGGAAGGCAAACATGGAACAATAGGCTAATGGGAGCGCAGAGAGACAAATAAGAAGAGGCCCAAACGCAAGGAAAGGGCACAATGGTAGATCGAGCAAAACTGACAATAGAGTAATAAACACTAATAAACAGTGTTGGCACAAAATACACAATGAGCCTACAGTAGGGGAAGCTATATCATGCCGGGGGGGACAGCGCCAATGGACTGTATATACTGCACatcaatagaacaaaaaaaacaaatagatacTGCCAATACCCATGCAGTATAAGGAAAAGtatgcattaaaaaaaacacatgtaagcaaatataaaaatatacataaataaaagccTACATAACTGTACAGAAATTGTAAGCCAAATATAGGAGAAAATATGTATGAAAAATGTGTCATGAAAAATatgtgttagaacaaatatgaaatAAAGTAAAGGGCTCGTGGACCCCCATATGGGTGGGTAGTAGAGATCCACAACACTCATAGGGTATAGTAAATGcacaaattaatattaaaaagatgGTAGCGCATAGTAAATGTACAGAATGGGTCGTGAGCTCTCAAAACTGGATCAAATGGACAAACTCATTAAAGAGCAAACTCATTAAAGGAAGCAGTGCCAATCAAGCATGGAATTTAATCCATGTGGCTGTATAGTGTTTAAACGGTATGTCCAACTGGCTTCAATCTGAAGGAGAATCTTATTTCTGTCACCACCGCGTCTCAAGGGGGGAACATGGTCGATGATCGATGATCTCTGAGCTTATTTTTAATCTTCACTTTCACTGTTTTGATGTTTGTATACACGTTCACTGATTTGTCCTCTACAGTGATAAGAGGAATTGAGGGTGTTCAATTCATTTGTTTGTTTACTTGTGTTGCTAGGACTACCATTTGGCATTTTTTTGTTctaattagggggtggggtttGAGTTTATTGGATGTGTGtcctataaatgtttgtttttcactGTGTTTCTCTGTCTGacgaaggggatacggtccccaaaacgttacaataaaggcactttttttaaaagaccagtaagtgcaagccattgtttatttatatatatatatatatatatatatatatatatatatatttttttttttttattttttttctctgtgttgtattaatttattttgtaattttccctatgggccttgcacccagacttgtctcgggttaactgcctgtgactttggagacagcacagcttcctgagagtgctattagcacccaggctgagcatgttgcagggtcatgggatgtgtacccagtcccatctgagagtgcagtccccttccgtgttttgtatatgtctagcgagattacataagtctgtgaaccctaacttgctcccagtttgtttgattgagagttggcatttgtatggctgtattagagacccaggttttggaagagaccttgacaaggtatctgggcttgtcccatttggccagatgcggtaactaactcttccagttttgcttttaatcttagctgagagcttgtaagcgagtgctggactttctctgtgtgttgtattaatttattttgtaattttacctatgaacttgcacccagacatgtctggggttaactgcctgtgactctggagacagcacagcttcctgagagtgctattagcacccagggctaagcatgttgcagggtcataggaagtGTACCCAGTCAAGTCTGGGAGttcagtccccttctgtgttttgtgtatgaatatatatatatatttatactgtatataggcaatTCAGTACATTACACATATAGAACTATAATTAAGCCCTTGCCTACTAGTACCATACAGAATGCAGTTAAGAACTTTAGCTGTCAATAACAATACTAAGTAACCCCTGCATTGAAATAACACACATGACACATTGACTCCTCCCTTTTTCTGTCAGTAACAAGCAGTACATAGTGAGTAAACCATAGACTGCCAGTAACCAATATgagttgaaataatcagctaattagtaaacatggttattttacctgctctcacccaaagtaatcctgaaaacctggcctgttagggaggcctaaggacCGGCTTGAAAACCAGTGGATTAAAGGCATGACCCTTGTACCCACGTcataccagctatatgcccaaatTAGACCTCTGATCAGATGTATGCCCAGTGCAGTCCAACCACTTGTTTGCCTTGCTCATGCCTGAAGTAAGTTGTATGGCCCTTGCAATGTCATTCTGACAGCTATATGCTTGCTATTTATAGCTTTACACATTTACATGGGGGATGGAACACTGCAGAGCACAATATAGGAAATTAAAATAAACcagctgttcctatcagccagtgagctgtGCAGTGTCAGGAGTCAGTTTTACACAATCATATGTTTCCTGTTTGGATTTGAACAGTTTTTACTTTAAATTtcataaaacaatattttaaaatgtttcacaCTTGACTTTCCAAGTAAATGATTTTTCagatgagatttaaagggacattccacttaCAATTTAAATACACACTGATGAATTAcatataagggctagattacaagtgaaacgctaATTTATCGCGTGTCTGCAAAGGGGCAAAGTTGTCTGTTTGCGGGCGCTCAATAAATACAAGTGACtctttattgctaccgcaagctcgctttagcaattagtgctcagaaaattaaccagagatccaatctctggttaattctctAAAAGTCTGTCAATTGCCCCAAATTTCcatatagtaatatttattaaaaaataaaaatggtatcacctttatctatactataattgcatttgtaatgtccgtcgccgtcggcagttgcgcacacatcctcaaaagaATATTGTCAGTGCGCGCAgcaaaaagaattcacctggattccgaaaatggcagggtcattttcggaatccaccgggatgcagcgaaggcaaactgagcattacaaaaaaacaaacaaacaagcaaccGCCAgcacaaagtatataaaaaaaaaaactaacctctcacacgaagtattaactcttaaactgcaaaacccctacatcgcaataaacctaattaccctattaacccctaaaccgcgaaacccccacatcgcaataaacctaattaacctattaacccctaaacccccacatcgcaataaacctaattaccctattaaactataaaccgcaaaacccccacctcgcaattaacctaattaccctattaaccccttaaactgccaaaacccacaaagcaaataactaattaaattaataaggtccttaacctaacaccccttaacctaacaccccctatattaaacccaattatctaaattaaaaatacaaaactacaaacaaaataaaaaaactaagattactaaaaaaacttaaaaatttaagtttaaattaagctaaaatttcacttcttaaaagagctgaatgtccttttaagggcagcaaaagagctgaatgtccttttaaggacaatgcccatacaaatgcccttttcagggcaatgggtagtttagtttttttagtgttaggtttatttatttgggggggtttggtgggtggttacaattgtttgtaactgcaaaagagctatttaacttagggcaatgccctacaaaaagcccctttaagggctattgtagtatagcattagattagggggtgtttttattttgggggggcttttttattttcatagggattaggtttaatttttttatttttcggggcacatttgcatgcactggtattactcagttgagcgcaaatatcactttcgcataagcgatattttgcgctcaactcgtaattTGACCCTTAATTAGAAACATATTTGAAATTTATatgtattggaaaaaatgcttctagtaaaagttttcactgttttagtgttaacatttttctctgcatgtgcatgtgaagcatattctcagtgcaccagcattttaaatgctgcaactGCTCAGAGTGACAGTGGGGCTTATAAAATATCAGCAATTAACTAATTGGATCATTATGAGATAGTACAAGCatcttaggttctctgagcaagtgctgtgtttaaaatgctggtgcacggtgcatacttaaatacacttttaaaaaagctatagcttttattagaagcatttttgctgatacaaGTTTGTTACAAAAATGTTTCTCTTCAAACCTAAAGTGCATCTCTGTGGattccaattgtggctggaatgtctctttaaatattattaaacaaggTGGTTGGCAGACACCCAGTCACAACATGTTCCAGAGGTGTGGGACAATAGCTTTACTTTATTCCTGTTCTGCAACTGTGATAGGCGCAGAGGAGACATTCTATTGCAGGCTGTAAAGAATGAGAAGTCTATGCAGATATTAGATAAGAGATACATTAGGAAGAGAGAAACAAATAGCACTGAAAGGCGGAAGACACATTTTGCAGTTATCTTAATGAGAAGCCAGATGTCGGATTTCAGGAGGAGAGATGGAGATTTAAAGGACACATCTTCATATGTTATCAAGGTCTTTTAGAtaacaggaatatttttttttatatatatatttaaatgtatgattataatataaatattttatgtagGTATGAAATATGTCACATATTTCACACATTCTTTAGAATTGTTATTTTTGTTTGAATATAGATTATTCCTTGCTGCCTGTTTGCTACCCGAGATTTATGCAGAGTACATGGAATGTTTGGTATGACTTACATACATTTACAGAAGCTTTTCATTAGTTTACTAAaccaagtatatacagtatatgtttctttctcttttttcaataaaagaaaGTGTTGAATGCTCTTTTGCAATGCACACATTTTTTTCAtgcatatttttctgtttgtaggcATTGCTCTCTATAAATAATGCTTAATTCCATGTGTGGAAAAAGAAGTTTAACAACAAAGATTGTTACATCacttctttctatctttctttcattcattctttatttctctctttcattttaaattgtaattttatttgtaattgtcattttatatattagaattttatctacaaaaaaaataaattatataagttTACACAGCCAATGaacatttatatatagataaatatatagcatatatgttttttttcatagatattatatgaagtttaattttaatttatgtaattgaaacAAATGTTTAAAGTCATTTAGAAAGATACTATAATCATCTTAGCAAGTATAAAATATGGTTTTATATGATCAATTATGTTTACCAAACTATTAACAAACTATTTACAAAACATAATTGATTTGATTTCTTGTAACTACATATTGTATTGATTACTCATTGAGATGCTAATTGTCTTGATAGTTTTTTAAATGACAAATTGTatgtattcagtatatatatatatatatatatatatatatatatatatatatatatatatatatatatatatatatatatatatatatatataaatatatatatatatacaggtggccctcgttttacaacggttcaatttacacagtttcagaataacaacctttttttccagtcatgtgactgctattgaaaagcattgagaagcagtgcatttattaaaatagccagtaggtggagctgtccgcttgtgttgcagcaaagccaagcaagctgaaattaatcagtttaaccagacctgagctatcgagcagatttcaaaggaacaagatcttcctgtctataaatgagtccagattggaatgcctagaaagaactgtttgcagaaaaatgcaagtgaagtctgtgttgtgtgattattttattaggtttataatgatgtttagcaaatgcttttgttcatttaacttagtttaattatatattctgtgttgtatgattattttattaggtttataatgctgtttagcatttaaagtcttcatttcaaagatttaaaaataatgtattaggtgttacttatgacaattttgagaggggcctggaacctatctccctcacttcccattgacttacattataaactgggtttcaatttacagcggtttcgatttacaaccattccttctggaacctaaccccggcgtaaactgagggctacctatatatatatatatatatatatatgtatacagatataagaGATAGTTATTATTTAAACATGACCAATATCCTCAATTAAATacgtctttaaaaaaaatattttaattaataaatatatttattaaactcagtttttaaaggaacaaattgctcaaaatgtttctttcatgtatattaaatagctgtacAGCCCCAGCATACGATTATAGAACAGCTGTCCCTAAATAGCATTGCAAAAAAGGCTTAAATGATATCTTTACTAAATTGGAAGCTGATTGGGTTAACTAAGTGCACACATGTGGTTTAAATGTAATGTTAAAAATACAGATTATACCGTTAGGGCTATATAGTAGTAGATAAtggtttatctacaaaaatctctatAGATTTTAAAGGTGTTTTTTGATTGGCCACAAAATATTTACTATAACAAACTGTCTCTAATGGGTATTcaaatcccattaaagggacactgaacccaatttttttctttcatgattcagatagagtagcaattttaagcaactttctaatttactccaattatcgatttttctttgttctcttgctatctttatttgaaaaagaaggcatctaagctaaggagccagatcatttttggttcatcccctggacagcacttgtttattggtgggtaaatttatccaccaatcagcaagaacaacccaggttgttcaccaaaaatgggccggcttctaaacttacattcttgttttttaaataaagataccaagagaatgaagaaaaattgataaatggagtaaattagaaagttgcttaaaattgcatgctctatctgaataacaaaagaaaaaaattgggctcagtgtccctttaaagggacttgacacccaattttttttttccgacagagcatgcacttctaaacaactttctaatgtacttatatcattaaattttatttgttctctctgtattttttgtttaaaagcaagaaagtaagctcTTCAGCATGTTATTCATTAgcatgaacactagatggcagcacaatctCCTGCCTTgcagtgttccagacacctacataggtatctcttcaacaaagaatacaatgggaatgaagcaaatttaatatacattaattggagactttttaaaacattatactctgtctgattcacaaaagaaaatgttgtggtttcataTCTCTATATTACTGCTACATTATCAAGAATTAATACATACAAAGAATATCCGCGTTTAGCTTTTTGTAGTTTATAaatttgtaaaaacatttttaatataaaatgcatttaacTGGCAGGAAGTTGAGAAGAGAATTTTGACCTGGTCACTGTCTTTCTGATATACAATGCACCTTATGTTACTTTATGTGCAGATAAACGTGATTAGTGAGTTTCACTTTTTTATTTCCTGATCATTAGGGCGCTACATATATTGTTTTGACTTGTACAGAACATTTCATTACAGCCTGTGCTTTTTCACTTTACCGCATGTGTACAGTATTCTAAGGTGTGGTAAGTCACAGGACTGCTGCTATTGCCAAGAATCATGCAGGAAACACAGTCACTTCAAAGCTTGGGATTAATGTGCTTCGTTTTTAGGCATTCCAGTGTCTAAAATCACAGTAATATTATTCTAGTTCTAGCAATGAAAGAGTAAATATAATCCCAGTCGTAGTATTTgtttgcaataataatttatgCAGAGTACATGGGTTGTTTGGTATGACTTACAAACATATACAAAAGATTATcattaatttagttttctttccttctttctatttaaaaaaaataataaaaaaataaaagaaagtgtTGAATGCTCTTTTCAAATGCtcaaatttattttagaaaaaattgTGTCTGTGCAGATTTTTCTGTTTGTAGGCACTTTtctctatctgctgattggtagctgtacatatatTCCTCAcattattggctcacctatgtgcattgttgtttcttcaacaaaggatgccaagagaatgaagcaaattagataatggtaaattgaaaagttgtttaaaacatcattctctatctgaataataaaagaaaaacgtgggcaagattacatatgttgcGTCAtccacaaaagccggcaacgctggtttttacacggttttgatatcacatatacgcgccgcatataaatgtggtgtgtatatttcacccgtggcccgcaatttttactcccataagctaacatagaactgcaacgcaaatcggtatcacatattcagcgcaaggacttacatggcgaaaccttgtcacacataggcaggtgcagcaagccttgcactgagtatgtgagcaccgtaactgcctgaaaatattaactaacacctagcacatgcgcaatatctatctatctgtcaactgccaacccccacagcaataactaataaagtatattaacccctaatccgccattaacccacatcgcaataaacctaataaatgtattaaccgctaatccatcattaacccacatcgcaataaacctaataaaaatatttacccctaatcgGCAAATtaacccacatctcaataaacctaataaaactattaacccctaatccaccaaacccacacaacgcagcaatcctaataaatctattaactcctaatcctccaaacccccacaacgcaaataactaattaaattactaaaacccctaacctaacaccccctaaattaaccataattaccaaaagtaaaaaatactaagttacaattaaaataaaaaagctaacattacttaaaaataaaaataaaattaaattaatctcagattacaaaaataaaaagtgtaacattacataaaataatgaaccaaataatcaaaaataaaaaatttaaatctaatccctaaggcctagatttggagtttggcggtagccgtgaaaaccagcgttagaggctcctaacgctggttttaggctactgccggtatttggagtcattcaaaaaagggtctaacgctcacttttcagccgcgacttttccataccgcagatccccttacgtcaattgcgtatcctatcttttcaatgggatctttctaactccggtatttagaatcgtggctgaagtgagcgttagaattctaacgacaagactccagccgcagaaaaaagtcagtagttaagagctttctgggctaacgccggttcataaagctcttaactactgtgccctaaagtacactaacaaccataaactacctatgtacccctaaaccgaggcccccccacatcgccgacactcgataaaatttttttaacccctaatctgccgaccgccacctacgttatccttatgtacccctaacctgctgcccctaacaccgccgacccctatattatatttattaacccctaacctgccccccacaacgtcgccgccagct
This genomic stretch from Bombina bombina isolate aBomBom1 chromosome 4, aBomBom1.pri, whole genome shotgun sequence harbors:
- the GVQW3 gene encoding protein GVQW3, giving the protein MPLIHWFSSRSLGLPNRPGFQDYFGEYNHGSKTKKTVVIEFLTKEVYAPKEIHNRLKRCYGDAVVDIRNVRHWVKKFQEGETKIADKLSSGHPSTSARLITLQTHGGL